In Blastopirellula marina, the sequence GCTGGGACGAAGCCGAGATCTCGGAGACCGACAGCCTGGAAGCTTCTTTGCCGCGCGACGACAAGATCAACGAGCCCTACGTACCGGTGACCTTCCACAGCAAAGTGACCGAACTGGGGATGCTCGAACTGTGGTGCGTCAGCAGCAAAACATCGGGCCGCTGGAAACTAGAGTTCAACGTCCGCGAAGAAGACTAAGTTCGCGAAGAGGACCAGGCACGCTTACTCTCATTCTTGTCCCCTCGCCCCCGAGGGGAGAGGGTTAGGGTGAGGGGCCTACGAAACCAGAGAAGACTTAGCCACAGAGTTCACAGAGAACGCTGAGCAAAGAGAAGAAGAGCGACCGCGGATTACGCAGATAGGCGCGGATAAGAGATGAAGCAACACAACCGTGTGCCACTGCTGGACAAGCCAGTATTGACACACGATTCCATCTCCTACTATCCGCGTTCATCCACGTAATCCGCAGTTCGATTCCCTCTTTGCGATCTCTATCTGCCCTGTGACTAATTAAGAAATCACTCCCACCATGTCAATCGTCAAAGCAACCTCTGCTCAGCCGCGGCCTGGCGACGAAGAGGAACTTCCGAGTCGTTATCTGGTCGGTATCGACCTGGGCACGACCAACTCGGCCGTGACCTTCCTCGATACGCAGACCGAAGGGGCGCAGATCGAAACGTTCGCGGTTCCGCAGGTGATCGCGCCGGGGCAGATCGAAGCCCGGTCGACGCTGCCGTCGTTCCACTATCAAGCGGCGCAAGGAGAGTTTCCCCAAGACGCGCTGCGGTTGCCGTGGAGCAAATCGGACGAGAACTCCGCGGTCGGCATGTTTGCCCGCGATCACGGCACGAGCGTGCCGGGGCGGATGATCAACTCGGCCAAGAGTTGGCTTTCGCACTCAGGCGTCGACCGCACGGCGGCGTTACTCCCTTGGCATGGCAGCGCCGATGTCGAGAAGCTTTCGCCGGTGGAAGTGAGCAGCCGTTACCTGCAACATGTGCGGCAAGCGTGGAATCACCGCTTCCAGAAGGAACCGCTGGAGCAGCAAGATATTGTGCTGACGCTTCCGGCATCGTTCGATGAGATCGCGCGGGAGCTGACCGTCGAAGCGGCCAGGCAGGCAGGGCTCAACCGCGTGGTGCTGATCGAAGAACCGCAGGCCGCGTTCTACGACTGGCTGGCCAAGCATGCCGACAGCTGGCAGCAGCACGTTTCGCCAGGGCAAACGATCCTGGTGTGCGACATCGGTGGCGGCACAAGCGACTTCACCCTCATCCGTGCTCGGGCCGGCGAAGAGAACCTGGTGCAGTTCCACCGAGTAGCGGTCGGCGAACACCTGATCCTGGGTGGCGACAACTTGGACCTGGCGCTGGCCCATCACCTGGAACAGAAGCTCTCGCCCAAGGACAAACTGCCGGCCGATCGGTGGTCGATCCTGGTACGGCGGTGTCGACAGATTAAAGAGTCGTTCCTGGGCCCCGATGCGCCGCAGTCGCAGACGGTTAGCCTGCCGGCACTCGGCTCGAAGTTGATTGGTGGTGCGCTGCAGTGCGAGGTGACACGCGACGAAGTCCACCAGGTGCTGGCCGAAGGTTTTTTGCCGGAGTGCGAGCTTACAGACATGCCGGACACGCGGACGTCTGGCTTTCAAGAATTTGGTTTGCCGTATGCCCCCGACGCGGCGATTACCCGCTGGCTGGCCCACTTCCTGACAACGCACCACGAGGTGATCGAAGAGGAAAGTCGTCACGCGAGCGGGGCCGTGCGGCCTGATCTCGTTTTATTCAATGGTGGTTTCTTCGAATCGCCGGTACTCAAAGGGCGTCTGCTGAAAGTGCTGACTCGCTGGTTCACCCAGGACGATACCAACTGGCAGCCGGTGCTACTTGAGAACAAGAACCTGGACCTGGCCGTTTCGCGCGGGGCGACCTATTACGGTCAAGTTCGCCGCGGGACTGGCGTGAAGATCACAGCCAACCTGGCCCGCACGTATTACATTGGGATCGGCAGCGGCGACACGCTTGAGGCGATGTGTCTTTTGCCTGCGACGACCGAGCCAGGGCAAGAGATCGATCTCGATCTGACGTTTCAACTGCGTGTGTCGGAGCCGGTCGAGTTCCCGCTGTTCATTTCCAGCACACGCCTGATCGACCAGCCGGGGCAGTTGGTGCCGATCGATCCGCAGCAGATCAAAGCCTTGCCGCCGATTCGCACCGTGCTGCGGGCACGCCGCCGGGCAGAAGCAGAGACGATCCCCGTTCACCTGCACGCCAAGCTCACTGAGATCGGCACGATTGAACTATGGTGCGCCGAGGTCGATAGCGACCGCACCTGGCGGCTGCAGTTCGACATTCGCAGCGCCACGCAAACCGACGTCGCCGCGCACGAGTCGGCCAAGGAAGCGGAAGGGATGCTCGACGAGTCGCTGTGGAACGATGCGGCCCAGATCCTTAGCGAAACGTTCGGCAGCGAGGCGACCCGCAAACCCCAGCCACTGATGAAAGACCTGGATGCGGCGTTGGAGATGCCCCGAGACCAATGGCCAACGTCGCTGCTGCGGCGGATGTGGGAGCACCTGATGGACCTGGAAGCAGGCCGCGGCAAAGACCCCACGCACGAGTCGCGTTGGTTGAACCTGACCGGCTACTGTTTGCGGCCGG encodes:
- a CDS encoding hsp70 family protein, encoding MSIVKATSAQPRPGDEEELPSRYLVGIDLGTTNSAVTFLDTQTEGAQIETFAVPQVIAPGQIEARSTLPSFHYQAAQGEFPQDALRLPWSKSDENSAVGMFARDHGTSVPGRMINSAKSWLSHSGVDRTAALLPWHGSADVEKLSPVEVSSRYLQHVRQAWNHRFQKEPLEQQDIVLTLPASFDEIARELTVEAARQAGLNRVVLIEEPQAAFYDWLAKHADSWQQHVSPGQTILVCDIGGGTSDFTLIRARAGEENLVQFHRVAVGEHLILGGDNLDLALAHHLEQKLSPKDKLPADRWSILVRRCRQIKESFLGPDAPQSQTVSLPALGSKLIGGALQCEVTRDEVHQVLAEGFLPECELTDMPDTRTSGFQEFGLPYAPDAAITRWLAHFLTTHHEVIEEESRHASGAVRPDLVLFNGGFFESPVLKGRLLKVLTRWFTQDDTNWQPVLLENKNLDLAVSRGATYYGQVRRGTGVKITANLARTYYIGIGSGDTLEAMCLLPATTEPGQEIDLDLTFQLRVSEPVEFPLFISSTRLIDQPGQLVPIDPQQIKALPPIRTVLRARRRAEAETIPVHLHAKLTEIGTIELWCAEVDSDRTWRLQFDIRSATQTDVAAHESAKEAEGMLDESLWNDAAQILSETFGSEATRKPQPLMKDLDAALEMPRDQWPTSLLRRMWEHLMDLEAGRGKDPTHESRWLNLTGYCLRPGYGLALDDWRVSETWKLLQGKVIHNDDNCRNQSLILWRRIAGGLNRGQQLAIAEPLLVATRVMHKRMTSGGGGGTAAATFTPQQAIEVWRLLGSLELLGAQEKTEIGRMLVDLLGKKKLEPARGAMAWTIGRLGTRTPVYGPLNTLVPKEIAAQWLKAITTQKTTDRADLLAVMQLARRTDDRYRDLAEDARDEAAAWLEKQQATEHWVRIVREGGQLDEEEQSQIFGESLPTGLTLVR